The DNA window GATGTTGCCCGTCTCCGACGACGCGATGAGCCTCGTCTCGTGGGTCCACGACCACGCGCACGTCGACGAGGAGACGTACGCGGACGAACACGTCACGCTCGCCTTCGAGGCCAAACCGTCCATCGTCTCACGCGCGCGTGCGAAGGCGGCGGAGCTGGCCCCGGCGAGTTCGACGTAGCCGGTTCGGTCGCCGACGCCGCGGTTCGATCGCCGTTCGATTCGGCGGGGGAATCACCACAACACATAATTGCTCGTTATTCCATGCTATCCCATGCCGAACCCGATCCGGGTCCTGTGTGTCGACGACGACCCGGAGTTCGCGGATCTGACGGCGACGTATCTCGAGCGCAGGAACGACCGGTTCGCCGTCGAGACGGTGACGAGTCCCGAACGGGGACTGGACCTGATCGAGGACGACCCGCCCGACTGCGTCGTCTCGGACTACGAGATGCCGGGGATGAACGGGATCGAGTTCCTCCGGGCGGTCCGGGAGGAGCATCCGGACCTGCCGTTCGTCCTCTACACGGGCAAGGGCAGCGAGGAGGTCGCGAGCGAAGCCATCTCGGCCGGCGTGACCGACTACCTCCGAAAGCAGTCCGGCACCCACCAGTACGCCGTCCTGGCCAACCGCGTGAGTAACGCGGTCGACCAGGCCCGCGCCGAGCGCCGACTGCGGGAGGAGCGCCGGCGGTTTCAGCTCCTGTTCGAGCGGCTCACCCAGCCGACCGTCGAGGTCGAGTACGAGGACGACGAGCCGATCGTCAGACGCGTCAACCCCGCCTTCGAGGAGGTGTTCGGCTACGAGGCGTCCGAGATCGTCGACGACTCCCTCGACGCCTACATCGTTCCGCCGGGCGGAGAGGAGGGGGCCTCGCGGATCAACCGGCGCGTCCAGGCCGGCGGCGGCCTCGAATCGGTGGAGGTCGTGCGCCGCACGGCGGAGGGTGACCGAGAGTTCCTCCTCCAGAACGCGGTGTACGACGACGGTTCCGGCGGGTTCGCCAT is part of the Halorubrum aethiopicum genome and encodes:
- a CDS encoding response regulator, with product MPNPIRVLCVDDDPEFADLTATYLERRNDRFAVETVTSPERGLDLIEDDPPDCVVSDYEMPGMNGIEFLRAVREEHPDLPFVLYTGKGSEEVASEAISAGVTDYLRKQSGTHQYAVLANRVSNAVDQARAERRLREERRRFQLLFERLTQPTVEVEYEDDEPIVRRVNPAFEEVFGYEASEIVDDSLDAYIVPPGGEEGASRINRRVQAGGGLESVEVVRRTAEGDREFLLQNAVYDDGSGGFAIYTHVTGRKP